Proteins found in one Deltaproteobacteria bacterium genomic segment:
- a CDS encoding FAD-dependent oxidoreductase yields MKTEQRTTRGTALLIPCSYLTTEGNKTGSWRFLRPKYDYKNAPCSVACPAAEDISRVQMLTAQGLFKEAWETILQENPLPGICGRVCYHPCESVCNRHEFDEAVAIHVIERFLSDTAIRYDLKPSLERMPAKSPKIAVIGAGPSGLAAAYFLTRLGYSAEVFEAASEPGGVLRWGIPPYRLPLAVLKHHLALLQEFGVRIHCNRAVDRSFLQRAHEHFDAIYLGCGHSGAVDLGIPGTGLNGVQDGLEFLRQVRLGKANPLQGAVAVIGGGNTAIDVARAAARLGGKPLVIYRRRRQDMPAFTDEIEAALEEGVELLELHTPVKIERHGDFLEVVLQKMKVSGEDRQGRAFVVPDGNRGREIQVHHLFKAIGAAASEDWYEPPKKGRGHLRLSNCVFSHRLKGIPLVYGGDLVADIKSVVHAVASGKQAAMALDAYFSEGPQAIKPRLQAAVVGHGPSLSMEVYLGGPRSQRNQLTVGFQDLNTDYFLFAERISQPRLLPHERLQSFAEIDLKIAANVAIREAERCFNCGLCNHCDNCRLFCPDLAVNFDSSSQTRAINYDYCKGCGLCVVECPRNAMSLEEESA; encoded by the coding sequence ATGAAAACAGAACAGCGAACAACAAGAGGAACCGCGCTTCTCATTCCATGTTCATACCTCACTACCGAAGGCAACAAGACCGGCAGCTGGCGCTTCCTCAGGCCGAAGTATGACTACAAGAATGCTCCTTGCAGCGTTGCTTGCCCTGCCGCCGAAGACATCAGCCGCGTGCAAATGCTCACAGCTCAAGGTCTTTTCAAGGAAGCCTGGGAAACTATACTCCAGGAAAATCCACTTCCTGGAATATGTGGCCGGGTCTGTTACCATCCCTGTGAAAGTGTCTGCAACAGGCATGAATTCGATGAGGCTGTTGCCATACATGTTATAGAAAGATTCCTCTCTGATACTGCCATCCGCTACGACCTGAAGCCATCTCTGGAAAGAATGCCAGCAAAATCGCCAAAGATTGCCGTGATAGGTGCAGGACCCAGCGGTCTGGCAGCCGCCTATTTTCTGACACGCTTGGGCTACAGCGCAGAGGTGTTTGAAGCCGCCTCGGAGCCTGGTGGAGTACTCCGCTGGGGAATCCCCCCCTACAGGCTGCCCCTGGCGGTCCTCAAACATCACCTAGCTCTTCTGCAAGAGTTCGGCGTCCGCATCCATTGCAACAGAGCTGTAGACCGCAGCTTCCTCCAGCGCGCCCATGAGCACTTTGACGCCATCTACCTGGGCTGCGGCCATTCCGGCGCTGTTGATCTTGGCATTCCGGGCACTGGTCTGAACGGCGTCCAAGATGGCCTCGAATTTCTCCGACAGGTTCGCCTGGGTAAAGCCAATCCTTTGCAGGGCGCCGTGGCAGTTATTGGAGGGGGCAACACAGCCATCGACGTAGCCAGAGCAGCAGCCCGCCTGGGCGGCAAACCGCTGGTGATCTATCGACGAAGGCGCCAGGATATGCCTGCTTTCACAGATGAAATTGAAGCCGCTCTGGAAGAAGGTGTTGAACTGCTCGAACTTCACACTCCCGTAAAGATCGAACGCCACGGCGATTTCCTCGAGGTCGTTTTGCAAAAGATGAAGGTCAGCGGTGAAGACCGACAGGGCAGGGCTTTTGTGGTACCTGATGGCAACAGAGGCAGAGAAATCCAGGTACATCATCTTTTCAAGGCAATCGGCGCTGCAGCATCGGAAGACTGGTACGAGCCTCCCAAAAAGGGCCGGGGGCACCTGCGTCTGAGCAACTGCGTCTTCAGCCACCGGCTCAAGGGAATTCCCCTGGTCTACGGAGGAGACCTGGTTGCTGACATCAAGAGCGTGGTACATGCAGTAGCTTCAGGCAAGCAGGCTGCCATGGCCCTGGACGCCTATTTCAGCGAAGGGCCTCAGGCGATTAAACCACGGCTGCAGGCTGCTGTGGTTGGGCATGGCCCCTCGCTTTCCATGGAAGTTTACCTGGGAGGCCCGCGCTCCCAGAGAAATCAACTCACCGTGGGGTTCCAGGATCTCAACACTGACTATTTTCTCTTTGCTGAACGAATTTCCCAGCCCCGATTGCTGCCGCATGAAAGGCTGCAGTCCTTCGCTGAAATAGATTTGAAGATCGCCGCCAATGTCGCTATTCGTGAGGCGGAAAGATGCTTCAACTGTGGCCTTTGCAATCACTGCGACAACTGCCGCCTTTTCTGTCCTGATCTCGCCGTCAACTTTGACAGCAGCTCACAGACCAGGGCTATAAACTACGATTACTGTAAGGGCTGCGGCCTTTGCGTGGTGGAATGCCCTCGCAACGCCATGAGTCTAGAGGAGGAAAGTGCGTGA
- a CDS encoding cyclic nucleotide-binding domain-containing protein gives MDSKEGSRGDAMVAVKKFNKGQVIIEEGSVGSVAYVIRSGSVQVSKKVGGEEVVLSKLGVGSIFGEMSLIDEKPRSASVTALEDTEVRVIDRKSFESILEQNPKMLLPVLRQVFSRVRYLNQMVAAFCDPTEIEAQESEALLITIRALTEESRRALGRESVQIKKIPFQIGRATKQSIFGTNDLDLQDIEPYQISRCHCLITAVDGQYYLVDSVSSKGTIVDSVRIGGREESKRFALSKGSHRLILGAVSSPYVFELTVG, from the coding sequence ATGGACTCCAAAGAAGGCAGCAGAGGTGATGCTATGGTTGCGGTGAAGAAGTTCAACAAAGGCCAGGTGATTATAGAAGAGGGAAGCGTTGGCTCCGTAGCCTACGTCATACGGTCTGGCAGTGTGCAGGTGTCCAAGAAAGTGGGAGGTGAAGAAGTAGTCCTATCCAAATTGGGCGTAGGCAGCATTTTTGGTGAGATGAGCCTGATAGATGAAAAACCGAGATCCGCTTCCGTTACTGCTCTCGAGGACACCGAGGTGCGCGTGATTGACCGGAAGTCTTTCGAATCGATATTGGAGCAAAACCCCAAAATGCTGTTGCCTGTGCTTCGGCAGGTGTTCAGCCGTGTGCGATATCTGAACCAGATGGTTGCTGCTTTTTGTGATCCCACCGAGATAGAGGCCCAGGAGAGCGAAGCACTGCTGATCACTATCAGAGCCCTCACCGAAGAATCTCGACGGGCGTTGGGAAGAGAAAGCGTGCAAATTAAGAAAATTCCCTTCCAAATCGGCAGAGCCACCAAACAGAGCATATTCGGTACCAATGATCTAGACCTGCAAGATATAGAACCCTACCAGATATCTCGCTGCCACTGTCTGATAACCGCGGTAGATGGTCAGTACTACCTTGTTGATTCAGTGAGCAGCAAGGGTACCATTGTCGATTCCGTGCGAATCGGCGGCCGGGAAGAGAGCAAGAGATTTGCTCTCAGCAAGGGCTCGCATCGACTCATCCTGGGTGCTGTAAGTTCACCGTATGTGTTTGAACTCACCGTGGGATAG
- a CDS encoding GNAT family N-acetyltransferase — protein MEALKSYPHSVVLNDGTQVTLRPLARKDKAKLIDFFSRVPAEDRLYLRDDVTNKDLVAGWVDNLNFDLVLPIIAEVQEQIVGDITLQRRRFGWKKHLGDVRVVVAREFQKKGLGSVLIKDIITLATELGLEKLMVEVPVKSIAAIKAFSRCGFQRISVLNDLVKDQSGQYASISVMVYDLRPPEF, from the coding sequence ATGGAGGCACTGAAAAGCTACCCTCACTCGGTGGTCCTCAACGATGGCACGCAGGTCACTTTGCGACCGCTAGCCCGGAAAGACAAGGCCAAGCTCATCGATTTCTTTTCCCGAGTCCCAGCCGAAGACCGCCTCTACCTTCGAGACGATGTGACCAACAAGGATCTGGTCGCCGGTTGGGTGGATAATCTGAATTTTGACCTGGTGCTGCCCATCATCGCCGAGGTCCAGGAACAAATAGTGGGAGATATCACCTTGCAGCGGCGAAGATTCGGCTGGAAAAAGCATCTTGGCGACGTGCGCGTGGTGGTAGCCAGGGAGTTCCAGAAAAAAGGACTGGGCAGTGTGCTGATCAAAGACATCATCACCCTGGCAACTGAGCTCGGCCTGGAAAAACTCATGGTGGAAGTTCCAGTCAAGTCCATCGCAGCTATCAAAGCCTTCAGCCGCTGTGGCTTCCAGCGCATTTCCGTGCTCAACGATCTGGTGAAAGACCAGAGTGGTCAATATGCCAGTATCTCAGTAATGGTATATGATTTGCGGCCACCTGAATTCTAG
- a CDS encoding 2-oxoacid:acceptor oxidoreductase family protein, which produces MIEIRFHGRGGQGTVVATILLAKAFFQDGFYVQTFPLFGVERRGAPVEAYLRLDSIKILVRTNLYTPDHVVVLDSTLLQGVDVTQGLKPGGWILLNAPEPPEDLSSFANFRLAYVDATHIALKHKLGTRTHPIVNTAMMGALARVLNIPPLQAIAAAIRQEVPSRPQRNINAAEEAYSRVILLDGGRTAASGAGDDRGRSPL; this is translated from the coding sequence ATGATAGAGATTCGCTTTCATGGTCGCGGCGGTCAAGGTACAGTAGTTGCCACCATTCTACTGGCCAAAGCATTTTTCCAGGATGGTTTCTACGTGCAGACCTTCCCACTTTTCGGCGTCGAACGCCGAGGAGCTCCTGTAGAGGCCTACCTGAGATTAGACAGTATCAAGATTCTGGTGAGAACCAATCTCTATACACCAGATCACGTGGTAGTGCTCGACAGCACCCTCCTCCAAGGAGTCGACGTGACGCAGGGTCTGAAACCCGGTGGCTGGATACTGCTCAACGCACCGGAACCCCCGGAAGACCTCTCTTCATTTGCCAATTTCCGGTTGGCCTATGTGGACGCCACCCACATTGCTCTGAAGCACAAATTGGGCACCCGGACTCACCCCATCGTCAATACCGCCATGATGGGAGCACTGGCTCGGGTGTTGAATATACCACCCTTGCAGGCCATTGCTGCAGCCATTCGCCAGGAGGTTCCGAGCAGACCACAACGCAACATCAATGCTGCCGAAGAGGCCTATTCCAGGGTGATTCTCCTGGATGGCGGCCGTACTGCTGCCAGCGGAGCAGGGGATGACAGGGGCAGAAGTCCATTGTAG
- a CDS encoding class I SAM-dependent methyltransferase produces MLACPQCKAVLSETTDGFCCDFCRQQYPVNQRGQLDLRLREPQRRCISVTIGDSKDLSADIQLQRLVRHPRPAVDFSGLPVPPHLDVEILSHFPRATTTKSIALDLGCGSEVHREVLEHCGFAYCGIDYRSPGSTILADAHAIPLADSSVELVLCLAVLEHVRYPLVVSAEISRVMRTGGKLIGTVAFLEPYHDLSFYHPTHLGVADLLSQAGLTVTHLAPSKGWSIFTAAASMALFPKFPKKLSKALMFPTHFLHRLCWKHQYRRTAAYRWSETYRVLSTTAAFTFIASK; encoded by the coding sequence ATGCTGGCATGTCCCCAGTGCAAAGCGGTGCTGTCGGAGACCACAGACGGTTTTTGCTGCGATTTCTGTCGTCAGCAATATCCAGTGAACCAGAGAGGACAGCTAGATCTTCGTTTGCGGGAACCCCAGAGGCGTTGCATCTCGGTAACAATAGGCGATAGCAAAGATTTATCGGCTGACATCCAATTGCAAAGGCTTGTCAGGCACCCGAGGCCTGCAGTTGATTTCTCCGGACTACCAGTGCCGCCGCACCTCGATGTGGAAATCCTCAGTCATTTTCCCCGGGCAACAACGACAAAGAGCATTGCCCTTGACCTGGGCTGCGGTAGTGAGGTCCATAGAGAAGTCCTGGAGCACTGTGGCTTTGCCTACTGCGGCATAGACTATCGTTCCCCAGGATCAACAATACTGGCTGACGCCCATGCTATCCCACTGGCTGACTCGAGCGTGGAACTTGTCCTCTGTCTGGCAGTGCTCGAGCACGTGCGTTATCCTCTGGTAGTGAGTGCAGAGATATCACGAGTAATGAGAACAGGGGGCAAGCTTATCGGCACTGTAGCATTCTTGGAACCCTACCACGATCTGAGCTTCTATCACCCTACTCATCTCGGAGTTGCCGACCTTCTCTCGCAGGCAGGCCTGACAGTAACCCATCTTGCGCCGAGCAAAGGCTGGTCAATTTTTACTGCTGCAGCGTCGATGGCACTTTTTCCAAAGTTTCCCAAGAAACTCAGTAAAGCACTGATGTTTCCAACACATTTTTTGCACAGACTCTGCTGGAAGCATCAGTATCGGAGAACTGCAGCCTACAGATGGAGTGAAACATATCGAGTTCTCTCTACCACTGCAGCCTTCACCTTTATTGCCAGCAAATGA
- a CDS encoding helix-turn-helix transcriptional regulator encodes MRRSQEDINLEVKALKLGSKVRELRQKNKYTLQDIAAKTGLSKPFLSQIENDRVVPPVATLLKLARALNVGMAYFFHEEESSDRIAVTRRNERVRSERRPHHRKGEVNYIYEALETKRTDKHMEPFLVEFPSRDTSEMVFVSHEGEEFLHLLEGRLEFRSVDRVEVLEAGDSIYFDSDLSHSFRCLSEERAKALVVVWSP; translated from the coding sequence ATGAGGCGTTCTCAAGAAGACATCAACCTGGAAGTCAAGGCACTCAAACTGGGGAGCAAGGTAAGGGAACTGCGGCAAAAAAACAAATATACCCTGCAGGACATCGCCGCCAAGACTGGCCTGTCAAAACCTTTTCTCTCGCAGATAGAGAATGATCGGGTAGTTCCACCGGTGGCTACTCTGCTGAAACTGGCCAGGGCCCTCAATGTTGGTATGGCCTATTTCTTTCATGAGGAGGAAAGCAGCGACAGGATTGCCGTCACCAGACGCAATGAAAGAGTAAGGAGCGAACGCCGGCCGCATCACCGCAAGGGAGAAGTCAATTACATTTACGAGGCCCTGGAAACAAAGCGCACCGACAAACACATGGAGCCGTTTCTTGTGGAATTTCCCTCGCGAGACACCAGTGAAATGGTCTTCGTCAGCCACGAGGGGGAAGAATTCCTCCACCTGCTGGAGGGCAGACTGGAGTTTCGCAGCGTAGACCGGGTGGAAGTGCTGGAGGCTGGAGACAGCATCTATTTCGATTCCGACCTGAGCCACAGTTTCCGTTGTCTGAGCGAAGAAAGGGCAAAGGCACTGGTGGTGGTCTGGAGTCCCTAG
- a CDS encoding DUF4139 domain-containing protein: MKGIIFTTVVIIALCCPSWAKVDLVTLPGRDSVQLTIYNSADLTLVRERRVLTLKKGLNELQFSWANTLIDPTSLEMVLRSHADRIDVLDLTYPPRIQNLGLWHIRSGISGKVPVEIVYLTSGLTWRAFYLGTLAKDEASMELQAFVRVSNHSGEDYEKAQTRVIVGRVHLLEQIARLARQRYPYGRPGIAAPRPEMLAGKKARMAFEEAEARAIPAALPKKIEKEAISEYYLYTIEGRESIADGWSKRLPSFTAARVAVTNLYKFDEERYGAGVVRFLKFKNDREHGLGFTTIPGGVLKVYRQVGETSHLTYEGQSRFKYVPIGEDVELNLGRVETVMVEPKLMHYETRNYLFDNKGNVSGWDEVRRFTVLLKNTRNVAVGVEVWRNFSTSNWDIEVTGDYDHYQKVDLDTVKFTVQLPANSSKKFSYRLTSHHGTRAE; the protein is encoded by the coding sequence ATGAAAGGCATCATATTCACTACAGTGGTCATTATTGCTCTTTGCTGCCCCAGCTGGGCAAAGGTGGATCTGGTAACGCTGCCAGGCAGAGATTCGGTGCAGCTCACTATATACAATTCTGCCGATCTGACTCTGGTTCGTGAGCGCCGGGTTTTAACTTTAAAGAAGGGACTGAACGAACTGCAATTCTCCTGGGCAAACACCCTCATCGACCCCACCAGCCTGGAAATGGTGCTTCGCTCTCATGCCGACCGCATCGATGTCCTGGACCTTACCTATCCGCCCCGCATCCAGAATCTGGGACTCTGGCATATCAGAAGCGGCATCAGCGGCAAAGTGCCGGTTGAAATTGTCTATCTGACCAGTGGCCTCACATGGCGAGCCTTTTACCTGGGAACACTGGCTAAGGATGAAGCCAGCATGGAGTTGCAGGCCTTTGTGCGGGTGAGCAACCACAGCGGTGAGGACTATGAGAAGGCCCAGACCAGGGTTATTGTTGGCAGGGTTCACCTTCTCGAGCAAATTGCCCGGTTGGCCCGGCAGCGTTATCCCTATGGCAGGCCGGGCATAGCCGCCCCACGGCCCGAGATGCTTGCCGGGAAAAAGGCAAGGATGGCGTTCGAAGAGGCGGAGGCGCGAGCAATCCCAGCAGCTCTGCCAAAGAAGATTGAGAAAGAGGCCATAAGTGAGTATTACCTGTACACTATTGAAGGCCGGGAGAGCATTGCGGATGGCTGGTCTAAACGGCTGCCGAGTTTTACGGCTGCCAGGGTGGCGGTGACAAATCTTTACAAGTTTGATGAGGAGCGCTATGGCGCCGGCGTGGTCAGGTTCCTGAAATTCAAGAATGACAGGGAGCACGGCCTTGGCTTTACTACAATACCTGGGGGGGTACTCAAAGTGTATCGGCAGGTGGGGGAGACATCCCACCTCACCTATGAAGGACAATCAAGGTTCAAGTATGTCCCTATTGGCGAGGATGTGGAGTTGAATCTGGGCAGGGTGGAAACTGTAATGGTTGAACCCAAGCTCATGCACTACGAGACCAGGAATTACCTTTTTGACAATAAAGGAAATGTCAGCGGCTGGGATGAAGTGCGCCGCTTTACAGTACTGCTCAAGAATACCAGGAATGTAGCGGTAGGCGTGGAGGTGTGGCGCAACTTTTCTACATCCAACTGGGATATAGAGGTCACGGGGGATTACGATCATTACCAGAAGGTTGATCTCGATACAGTCAAGTTCACTGTGCAGCTGCCGGCAAACAGTAGCAAGAAGTTTTCTTATAGGCTCACCAGCCACCATGGGACAAGGGCAGAGTAG
- a CDS encoding cysteine desulfurase: protein MKPIYLDFNATTPIDPEVAEAMLPYLHEHFGNPSSSHWFGLQARKAVEQARQQVAALLGCAPEEIIFTSGGSEANNMAIKGVAFRHQHKGNHIITSTVEHPAVIEVCKYLQERGFETSYLPVDQFGLVDPQQLEQAIRPQTILITIMHANNEVGTIQPVGEIGAIARGHSILCHTDAAQSVGKIPTRVSELQVDLLSVAGHKLHAPKGVGALYVRKGTELDKLIHGASQEQNLRAGTENVSQIVGLGKACDIAARNMASHMKHMQEMRDLLFHTLQERIPELRLNGHPQQRLPNTLSVGFKNVAVGALLSEVTEIAASAGAACHASTVTISPVLEAMSVPLEYAAGTVRFSTGRTTTREEILQAADSIVQAVRRLAREKDRTP from the coding sequence ATGAAACCTATTTATCTCGATTTCAATGCCACCACCCCCATTGACCCGGAGGTTGCTGAAGCTATGCTGCCTTACCTCCATGAGCACTTCGGCAACCCCTCCAGTTCACACTGGTTCGGTTTGCAGGCAAGAAAGGCTGTTGAGCAGGCCAGGCAGCAGGTTGCTGCCCTGCTGGGATGCGCGCCCGAGGAGATCATTTTTACCAGCGGCGGCAGCGAAGCAAACAACATGGCAATCAAGGGAGTCGCCTTCAGACACCAGCACAAAGGCAACCACATCATTACTTCCACTGTCGAACACCCTGCGGTAATCGAAGTCTGCAAGTATCTGCAAGAGAGAGGTTTCGAGACAAGCTATCTGCCGGTAGATCAGTTCGGCCTGGTGGACCCACAACAGCTGGAACAAGCCATAAGACCGCAAACCATCCTCATTACCATCATGCACGCCAACAATGAAGTGGGAACCATTCAGCCCGTTGGCGAAATTGGTGCTATTGCCAGAGGCCACTCCATACTGTGTCATACTGATGCCGCCCAGTCTGTTGGCAAAATACCTACACGAGTTAGTGAACTGCAGGTTGATCTTCTGTCTGTAGCAGGCCACAAACTCCATGCGCCCAAGGGTGTGGGCGCCCTCTATGTTCGAAAGGGTACAGAACTGGATAAGCTCATTCACGGTGCTTCTCAAGAGCAGAACCTCCGCGCCGGCACTGAAAACGTGTCGCAAATAGTGGGCCTTGGCAAAGCGTGTGACATAGCCGCCCGCAATATGGCCAGCCACATGAAGCACATGCAGGAAATGCGCGATTTGCTGTTCCATACTCTGCAGGAACGAATCCCTGAGCTGCGCTTGAATGGCCATCCTCAGCAACGTCTACCCAACACCTTGAGTGTGGGCTTCAAGAATGTGGCAGTGGGGGCCTTGCTCTCGGAGGTGACAGAAATCGCTGCTTCGGCAGGCGCTGCCTGCCATGCCAGCACTGTAACAATATCTCCGGTTCTCGAAGCAATGTCGGTGCCCCTGGAGTATGCCGCGGGCACGGTTCGCTTCAGTACAGGCAGAACAACTACTCGAGAGGAGATTCTGCAGGCCGCTGACAGCATTGTCCAGGCCGTGCGCAGACTGGCAAGAGAGAAAGACCGGACGCCCTAG
- a CDS encoding cyclic nucleotide-binding domain-containing protein: MSGIDQFFIVEEEEYRNGDTIFREGSPTDWLYVVLKGQVKVQKNTAEGLVTVATLKEGDFLGELAFLETGKVRRSASAVAVEEVRLGVLDRDRLEREYNSLSPDFRKVILTLVHRLRATTERATRLAAQARQPS; this comes from the coding sequence GTGTCTGGCATTGATCAGTTTTTTATTGTCGAAGAGGAAGAATACCGTAACGGGGATACCATTTTTCGAGAGGGAAGCCCCACAGACTGGCTTTATGTGGTGCTGAAAGGGCAGGTCAAGGTGCAGAAGAATACCGCAGAGGGCCTAGTGACGGTGGCCACCCTGAAGGAGGGGGACTTTCTGGGCGAACTTGCCTTTCTGGAGACTGGCAAGGTGCGCAGATCTGCCTCTGCAGTTGCTGTAGAAGAGGTGAGGCTTGGCGTGCTCGATCGAGACAGATTGGAACGAGAATACAATTCACTTTCTCCGGACTTCCGCAAGGTAATTCTTACCCTGGTGCACAGGCTGCGGGCCACAACCGAACGTGCAACAAGACTCGCCGCCCAGGCGAGGCAGCCATCATAG
- a CDS encoding glycerophosphodiester phosphodiesterase, translated as MAHRGGAGLWPENTLYAFEQAISLGADVLETDMHSTADGVLVLIHDDTVDRTTNGSGPVSSYTLEELKKLDAGFWWSRDNGLTFPYRGQGLTIPTLREVLQSLPETPMNIDIKQQTPSLVRPLCQMIRQHRLKDSIVVASFPAKTIRQFRRTCPEVATSAAREEARLFIALATLCRRAAPRSASYHALQLPAFTTHFPLLTRRFVRAAHSHNLQVHIWTVNSIGKMRQLVELGIDGIVTDYPDRLLKMLGRSGKGAGGSA; from the coding sequence ATGGCCCACCGTGGCGGCGCCGGTCTCTGGCCCGAAAACACCCTCTATGCCTTCGAGCAAGCCATCTCTCTTGGGGCAGATGTTCTGGAAACAGACATGCACAGCACGGCAGATGGGGTGCTGGTGTTGATCCACGATGACACTGTCGACAGAACCACAAATGGCTCTGGACCAGTCTCCAGCTATACTTTGGAGGAACTCAAGAAGCTTGATGCGGGCTTTTGGTGGTCTCGGGACAATGGTCTGACATTTCCCTACCGCGGCCAGGGCTTGACTATCCCCACTTTGCGAGAAGTTCTGCAATCCCTGCCTGAGACGCCAATGAATATTGATATCAAACAGCAGACTCCCTCTCTTGTCAGGCCACTGTGCCAAATGATTCGCCAGCATCGCCTCAAGGACAGCATAGTAGTGGCATCTTTCCCGGCAAAGACAATTAGGCAATTTCGCCGCACCTGTCCTGAGGTTGCCACCTCGGCTGCAAGAGAAGAAGCACGATTGTTCATAGCCCTCGCCACGCTTTGCCGCAGAGCTGCACCCAGGTCAGCCAGCTATCATGCTTTGCAGCTACCTGCATTTACAACCCATTTCCCCTTACTTACCAGACGGTTTGTCAGGGCAGCCCACAGTCACAATCTACAAGTACACATCTGGACTGTGAACAGTATTGGCAAGATGCGTCAACTCGTCGAACTGGGCATAGATGGCATAGTTACCGACTATCCCGATCGTTTGCTGAAAATGCTTGGCAGGTCTGGCAAAGGTGCGGGGGGCAGTGCATAG
- a CDS encoding GNAT family N-acetyltransferase, which yields MNVSTYRKFITLADGSRVLFRPLVHADQEKLVALFQQASAEDVLFLKEDVRNPELVGSWVRELNYDKVIPIVAVRNEEIIGDASLHRRTGTKRHTAEVRIFLAPAFRGIGLGSVMVSELVALAKNLGLRLLEGQIVVDQVNVIKAFRKLGFKRVADIDDYFMTQDGRTHDVALMILELKEEREYRF from the coding sequence ATGAATGTGAGCACTTACAGAAAATTTATCACGCTGGCAGACGGCTCTCGAGTCCTGTTTCGACCTTTGGTCCATGCTGACCAAGAAAAACTGGTGGCCCTTTTTCAACAGGCTTCGGCTGAGGATGTCCTGTTCCTCAAGGAGGATGTCCGAAACCCGGAGCTGGTTGGTTCTTGGGTGAGGGAACTGAACTATGACAAAGTAATACCGATTGTGGCTGTCCGCAACGAAGAGATCATCGGCGATGCTTCTCTTCATCGACGTACAGGGACCAAGCGTCACACCGCAGAGGTGAGAATATTCCTGGCCCCGGCATTCCGGGGCATCGGCCTCGGCTCCGTCATGGTATCGGAACTCGTTGCCCTGGCGAAAAACCTGGGTCTGAGACTTCTCGAGGGCCAGATTGTGGTCGACCAGGTCAACGTGATCAAGGCCTTCCGCAAGTTAGGATTCAAACGGGTGGCTGATATCGACGACTACTTTATGACTCAGGACGGCCGCACCCACGACGTTGCCCTGATGATCCTGGAACTGAAAGAAGAGCGGGAGTACAGGTTCTAG